The following coding sequences lie in one Apostichopus japonicus isolate 1M-3 chromosome 13, ASM3797524v1, whole genome shotgun sequence genomic window:
- the LOC139978992 gene encoding uncharacterized protein isoform X2: MELFLTFRGKLEEAFAAKRFEDVSKLYTEDCRFMPPGQPLIGGREGVCAAATQMWAGGIGTIKLEMEEAVGLGGDWAYSRGFVTFLLEDGSVAMPGKHFAL, from the exons ATGGAGTTGTTTTTAACCTTTCGAGGAAAGCTTGAGGAAGCTTTTGCTGCAAAGAGGTTCGAAGATGTCAGCAAGCTCTATACAGAGGATTGTCGGTTCATGCCTCCAGGCCAACCACTCATTGGTGGTAGAGAAG GAGTATGTGCAGCCGCAACTCAAATGTGGGCTGGAGGTATCGGAACTATCAAACTAGAAATGGAAGAAGCAGTTGGTCTTGGAGGTGACTGGGCCTACTCTAGAGGGTTCGTTACATTTCTCTTGGAAGACGGTTCTGTCGCAATGCCCGGAAA ACATTTTGCTCTATGA
- the LOC139978992 gene encoding uncharacterized protein isoform X1 has product MELFLTFRGKLEEAFAAKRFEDVSKLYTEDCRFMPPGQPLIGGREGVCAAATQMWAGGIGTIKLEMEEAVGLGGDWAYSRGFVTFLLEDGSVAMPGNRCQWRS; this is encoded by the exons ATGGAGTTGTTTTTAACCTTTCGAGGAAAGCTTGAGGAAGCTTTTGCTGCAAAGAGGTTCGAAGATGTCAGCAAGCTCTATACAGAGGATTGTCGGTTCATGCCTCCAGGCCAACCACTCATTGGTGGTAGAGAAG GAGTATGTGCAGCCGCAACTCAAATGTGGGCTGGAGGTATCGGAACTATCAAACTAGAAATGGAAGAAGCAGTTGGTCTTGGAGGTGACTGGGCCTACTCTAGAGGGTTCGTTACATTTCTCTTGGAAGACGGTTCTGTCGCAATGCCCGGAAA taggtgccagtggcggagctag